One genomic region from Rosa rugosa chromosome 1, drRosRugo1.1, whole genome shotgun sequence encodes:
- the LOC133725215 gene encoding uncharacterized protein LOC133725215 encodes MSRAEMVLKETMHKSKVFYDKTLQNLKSFFCGGYKKLPKSLSLNPCFCGSDLKYYPRDEFYTDYYDEWESTIDEVKKRDSTSKETIKDEDPCSDSFMMFPKQSPKKNKQEGGLLRDKKSSGGSRDLGKGKDQLSFQNMNGNRGSNVLAKRMKEFEMVDAGDVEQVLDVEEALHYYSRLKSPVYLDIVDKFFLDMYSDFSAPPAPSISINNSKQRVGSRRLGSRRLGSIRL; translated from the coding sequence ATGAGCCGAGCAGAAATGGTCCTAAAAGAAACCATGCACAAAAGCAAGGTCTTCTATGACAAAACTCTTCAAAACCTCAAAAGCTTCTTCTGTGGAGGATACAAAAAACTACCCAAATCCCTTTCCTTGAATCCTTGCTTTTGTGGGAGTGACCTGAAATATTACCCAAGAGATGAGTTTTACACTGATTATTATGATGAGTGGGAGTCTACTATAGATGAGGTGAAGAAGAGAGATAGTACATCAAAAGAAACAATCAAGGATGAGGATCCATGTAGTGACAGCTTCATGATGTTTCCAAAGCAAAGTCCTAAGAAGAACAAACAAGAAGGGGGATTGTTAAGGGATAAGAAGTCTAGTGGAGGCTCTCGTGATCTTGGAAAAGGAAAAGACCAGTTATCATTCCAGAACATGAATGGTAATAGAGGGAGCAATGTTTTAGCGAAAAGGATGAAGGAGTTTGAAATGGTGGATGCAGGTGATGTGGAGCAGGTGTTGGATGTAGAAGAGGCACTTCACTACTACTCTCGCCTCAAAAGTCCGGTGTACCTTGACATTGTTGACAAGTTTTTCTTAGATATGTACTCAGATTTCTCCGCCCCACCAGCACCATCGATCAGCATCAACAATTCAAAGCAGAGAGTTGGCTCCCGGAGACTTGGCTCCCGAAGACTTGGCTCCATTAGGTTGTAG